One Diospyros lotus cultivar Yz01 chromosome 1, ASM1463336v1, whole genome shotgun sequence genomic window carries:
- the LOC127793549 gene encoding RINT1-like protein MAG2L isoform X1, protein MAAELPNPRDIPPRLLGFLDDLFTADQRDDHPSSSSYDTARGLAAQLSRESTGLDGDLLLLRQNLSSLLVAWISRSFSAKAALQNLHLNLQKTKPTATTTPPYGIGSTTFQKMLCEDLPRLAAELKRIEKIRLYADITLQLEAMVGDLEDAVLSVVNQRARNALMDHESRQEMFFQAVRFMNDIEEILASPVKFQPHWYHLLKSVDSRVDNILTLLRPLVLADHRAVLSSLGWPPKVWTAETQNRKTSILPNPLVLMQVDRQKAYSKSFLALCALQHVQKHREERQLGLVGQKEKLTIGLWAIDELVSPIASRMEYHILKWTDQPEFMFALVYKITRDFIVGVDDVLQPLIDKTRLVSFSAKESWVSAMVQSISAFLTKRVFSVLSERYREKETRLEVITSWLHLVDLMVSFDKKMLSLLSSEHYLFMGDAERLEGSSRYLSVFSVFSDRPDWLKIWGKIEIKEGTVKLKAELKHERAWLFEIKEEASSAIDRTNKQFLLYTREDHKAPLIVESALKLAWEMIDRGKNLPDILSRIQFIRSTATKLLWYFFNSLLLQYKRTECLAHDCSNDSLLTRYGVINAARYCEYKLQEWSDDVNFLEMKIAESEYNACVKGDGDDNRRFFGEEIKCLADLQVNCLMEIIAGILYQFETLTQEYIQNKEQFKQEKEDASGFGASMCMNFPVSDDFLEALDSLRSQLCIIHANLNPLDFSDLWRSVVDGLDRFVFSSMFMNGYRLSQRGIDQLRADMQALFLVFKPFCARPEAFFPRVRNALKLLDMNRKDLRQLQVVVSSNVLDRTDCVRSFGIMHLSFDQAEKILSSRDLGLHL, encoded by the exons ATGGCGGCGGAGTTGCCGAATCCCCGGGATATACCCCCACGCCTTTTAGGGTTTCTGGACGACCTTTTCACCGCCGATCAACGGGATGATCACCCATCTTCGTCTTCATATGATACTGCTCGCGGTCTGGCGGCGCAGTTAAGCAGAGAGAGTACTGGATTGGACGGTGATCTTCTGCTTCTCCGCCAGAACCTCTCCAGCCTCCTGGTTGCTTGGATTTCTCGTTCGTTTTCTGCCAAAGCCGCTCTCCAAAACCTCCATCTCAACTTGCAAAAAACGAAACCAACAGCAACGACGACGCCCCCGT ATGGGATTGGCTCCACTACATTCCAGAAGATGTTATGCGAGGACTTACCTCGGCTTGCAGCGGAATTGAAGCGAATTGAAAAGATTCGGCTTTATGCAG ACATTACTCTACAGTTAGAAGCAATGGTTGGAGATCTAGAGGATGCAGTTTTGTCTGTTGTGAACCAACGGGCTAGAAATGCACTCATG GATCATGAATCAAGGCAAGAAATGTTCTTTCAAGCTGTAAGATTCATGAATGATATTGAAGAAATCCTAGCCAGTCCTGTGAAATTCCAACCTCACTGGTATCATCTTTTGAAGTCTGTGGATTCTAGGGTGGATAACATATTGACTTTGCTGCGGCCACTAGTTCTTGCAGATCACCGAGCTGTTCTTTCATCTCTTGGATGGCCACCAAAAGTTTGGACAGCAGAAACACAAAATAGGAAGACCTCAATCCTTCCAAATCCACTAGTTTTAATGCAAGTAGACAGACAGAAGGCATATTCTAAGAGTTTCCTAGCTCTTTGTGCTTTGCAACATGTGCAGAAACATAGAGAAGAGCGGCAACTTGGCCTTGTGGGACAGAAGGAAAAATTGACCATTGGGCTTTGGGCCATTGATGAACTGGTATCTCCTATTGCATCAAGGATGGAATATCACATCTTGAAATGGACCGATCAACCTGAATTTATGTTTGCACTTGTTTACAAGATCACCAGGGATTTCATAGTTGGAGTGGATGATGTTTTGCAGCCTCTCATTGATAAAACAAGACTGGTGAGCTTTAGTGCTAAAGAATCTTGGGTATCTGCAATGGTCCAATCTATTTCTGCTTTCTTAACAAAGCGAGTTTTCTCTGTTCTTTCTGAAAGATACAGAGAGAAAGAAACTAGATTGGAGGTTATTACATCATGGCTTCATTTAGTTGACCTTATGGTTAGTTTTGATAAGAAGATGTTGTCACTTCTAAGTTCAGAACATTATCTCTTCATGGGGGATGCTGAAAGGCTTGAAGGATCTTCAAGGTATTTATCCGTGTTCTCAGTATTTTCAGATAGGCCTGATTGGCTCAAAATTTGGGGAAAAATAGAGATAAAGGAGGGTACTGTAAAACTAAAGGCAGAACTAAAACATGAAAGAGCCTGGTTGTTCGAGATTAAAGAGGAAGCTTCATCTGCTATTGACAGAACAAATAAGCAATTTCTTCTCTATACTAGGGAAGACCACAAAGCCCCTTTGATTGTGGAATCTGCTCTCAAACTTGCTTGGGAAATGATTGATCGTGGCAAAAATTTACCAGACATTCTATCAAGGATCCAATTTATCAGGTCAACAGCAACAAAACTTCTCTGGTATTTTTTCAATTCACTACTTTTGCAGTACAAAAGGACCGAGTGCCTTGCTCATGATTGTAGCAATGATTCCTTGCTGACAAGATATGGGGTTATCAATGCTGCTAGATACTGCGAATATAAGCTCCAGGAATGGAGTGATGATGTTAACTTTTTGGAGATGAAAATTGCTGAAAGTGAATATAATGCCTGTGTAAAAGGTGATGGAGATGATAATCGTCGCTTCTTTGGAGAAGAAATCAAGTGCTTAGCCGATCTCCAGGTAAATTGCCTAATGGAAATAATTGCCGGTATTCTTTATCAATTTGAAACTCTTACCCAGGAGTACATCCAAAATAAAGAACAATTCaaacaagagaaagaagatgCTAGTGGATTTGGAGCTTCAATGTGCATGAATTTTCCTGTATCTGATGACTTCCTTGAAGCACTGGATAGTCTGAGGAGTCAGCTCTGCATAATCCATGCAAACCTTAATCCATTGGACTTCTCGGATCTGTGGAGAAGCGTTGTCGATGGGCTCGATCGATTTGTTTTTAGCAGCATGTTCATGAATGGCTATAGATTGTCTCAAAGGGGGATTGATCAGTTAAGAGCTGATATGCAGGCattgtttcttgtttttaaGCCATTTTGTGCCAGGCCTGAAGCCTTCTTTCCCCGTGTTAGAAATGCTCTTAAGCTGCTAGATATGAATAGGAAAGATTTAAGGCAATTGCAAGTAGTTGTTTCATCTAATGTTTTAGATAGGACAGATTGCGTGCGCTCTTTTGGCATTATGCACTTATCTTTTGATCAAGCCGAGAAGATTTTGAGTTCTAGAGATTTGGGCTTACATCtataa
- the LOC127793549 gene encoding RINT1-like protein MAG2L isoform X2, producing MQLEAMVGDLEDAVLSVVNQRARNALMDHESRQEMFFQAVRFMNDIEEILASPVKFQPHWYHLLKSVDSRVDNILTLLRPLVLADHRAVLSSLGWPPKVWTAETQNRKTSILPNPLVLMQVDRQKAYSKSFLALCALQHVQKHREERQLGLVGQKEKLTIGLWAIDELVSPIASRMEYHILKWTDQPEFMFALVYKITRDFIVGVDDVLQPLIDKTRLVSFSAKESWVSAMVQSISAFLTKRVFSVLSERYREKETRLEVITSWLHLVDLMVSFDKKMLSLLSSEHYLFMGDAERLEGSSRYLSVFSVFSDRPDWLKIWGKIEIKEGTVKLKAELKHERAWLFEIKEEASSAIDRTNKQFLLYTREDHKAPLIVESALKLAWEMIDRGKNLPDILSRIQFIRSTATKLLWYFFNSLLLQYKRTECLAHDCSNDSLLTRYGVINAARYCEYKLQEWSDDVNFLEMKIAESEYNACVKGDGDDNRRFFGEEIKCLADLQVNCLMEIIAGILYQFETLTQEYIQNKEQFKQEKEDASGFGASMCMNFPVSDDFLEALDSLRSQLCIIHANLNPLDFSDLWRSVVDGLDRFVFSSMFMNGYRLSQRGIDQLRADMQALFLVFKPFCARPEAFFPRVRNALKLLDMNRKDLRQLQVVVSSNVLDRTDCVRSFGIMHLSFDQAEKILSSRDLGLHL from the exons ATGCAG TTAGAAGCAATGGTTGGAGATCTAGAGGATGCAGTTTTGTCTGTTGTGAACCAACGGGCTAGAAATGCACTCATG GATCATGAATCAAGGCAAGAAATGTTCTTTCAAGCTGTAAGATTCATGAATGATATTGAAGAAATCCTAGCCAGTCCTGTGAAATTCCAACCTCACTGGTATCATCTTTTGAAGTCTGTGGATTCTAGGGTGGATAACATATTGACTTTGCTGCGGCCACTAGTTCTTGCAGATCACCGAGCTGTTCTTTCATCTCTTGGATGGCCACCAAAAGTTTGGACAGCAGAAACACAAAATAGGAAGACCTCAATCCTTCCAAATCCACTAGTTTTAATGCAAGTAGACAGACAGAAGGCATATTCTAAGAGTTTCCTAGCTCTTTGTGCTTTGCAACATGTGCAGAAACATAGAGAAGAGCGGCAACTTGGCCTTGTGGGACAGAAGGAAAAATTGACCATTGGGCTTTGGGCCATTGATGAACTGGTATCTCCTATTGCATCAAGGATGGAATATCACATCTTGAAATGGACCGATCAACCTGAATTTATGTTTGCACTTGTTTACAAGATCACCAGGGATTTCATAGTTGGAGTGGATGATGTTTTGCAGCCTCTCATTGATAAAACAAGACTGGTGAGCTTTAGTGCTAAAGAATCTTGGGTATCTGCAATGGTCCAATCTATTTCTGCTTTCTTAACAAAGCGAGTTTTCTCTGTTCTTTCTGAAAGATACAGAGAGAAAGAAACTAGATTGGAGGTTATTACATCATGGCTTCATTTAGTTGACCTTATGGTTAGTTTTGATAAGAAGATGTTGTCACTTCTAAGTTCAGAACATTATCTCTTCATGGGGGATGCTGAAAGGCTTGAAGGATCTTCAAGGTATTTATCCGTGTTCTCAGTATTTTCAGATAGGCCTGATTGGCTCAAAATTTGGGGAAAAATAGAGATAAAGGAGGGTACTGTAAAACTAAAGGCAGAACTAAAACATGAAAGAGCCTGGTTGTTCGAGATTAAAGAGGAAGCTTCATCTGCTATTGACAGAACAAATAAGCAATTTCTTCTCTATACTAGGGAAGACCACAAAGCCCCTTTGATTGTGGAATCTGCTCTCAAACTTGCTTGGGAAATGATTGATCGTGGCAAAAATTTACCAGACATTCTATCAAGGATCCAATTTATCAGGTCAACAGCAACAAAACTTCTCTGGTATTTTTTCAATTCACTACTTTTGCAGTACAAAAGGACCGAGTGCCTTGCTCATGATTGTAGCAATGATTCCTTGCTGACAAGATATGGGGTTATCAATGCTGCTAGATACTGCGAATATAAGCTCCAGGAATGGAGTGATGATGTTAACTTTTTGGAGATGAAAATTGCTGAAAGTGAATATAATGCCTGTGTAAAAGGTGATGGAGATGATAATCGTCGCTTCTTTGGAGAAGAAATCAAGTGCTTAGCCGATCTCCAGGTAAATTGCCTAATGGAAATAATTGCCGGTATTCTTTATCAATTTGAAACTCTTACCCAGGAGTACATCCAAAATAAAGAACAATTCaaacaagagaaagaagatgCTAGTGGATTTGGAGCTTCAATGTGCATGAATTTTCCTGTATCTGATGACTTCCTTGAAGCACTGGATAGTCTGAGGAGTCAGCTCTGCATAATCCATGCAAACCTTAATCCATTGGACTTCTCGGATCTGTGGAGAAGCGTTGTCGATGGGCTCGATCGATTTGTTTTTAGCAGCATGTTCATGAATGGCTATAGATTGTCTCAAAGGGGGATTGATCAGTTAAGAGCTGATATGCAGGCattgtttcttgtttttaaGCCATTTTGTGCCAGGCCTGAAGCCTTCTTTCCCCGTGTTAGAAATGCTCTTAAGCTGCTAGATATGAATAGGAAAGATTTAAGGCAATTGCAAGTAGTTGTTTCATCTAATGTTTTAGATAGGACAGATTGCGTGCGCTCTTTTGGCATTATGCACTTATCTTTTGATCAAGCCGAGAAGATTTTGAGTTCTAGAGATTTGGGCTTACATCtataa